The genomic interval CGCCCTCTTCTTTTACAACGCGTTCATACAAACTATTCAAATACACAATCTTATCATTGAGGGATTTTGAGCTTACCGATGGCACTTCATACCACACTACTCGCGCACCATAGCTATGAGCGACATTTAAAATCTCCTCAATGCGTTGGATATAAGTCTCCTCCCAACGCACGCTTTTAAAAGAAATATTTTTCATACCCCAAGGATCATTTGCGCCCAAAAGCACAACTACAAGGGCAATATCAGGGTTTTTAGCAAAAGTATCTTTAAGGGCTGCCTCCCAATTAAAATAATGTTTGTAAGTTAGTCCTGTGCTATGTTTGCTAAGATTTATCCCGCGCAAATTCACTTTTTTAAAAGTTTTAAGCACATAAGGTGCCACTCCTTGCATCATAGAATCTCCAATAAGCAATACCGATGAGCCCTCATCAATAGGTATGCGTGGATTATTTATCGGACGAATAGGTGTATAACTTTCTTGAGCGGTGGAGCTTGGCTGTTCAATGGGTGGCTTTTTGACAGGTGGTGGTATAGTTTGAGTAGTTTGTGCGGGTGGATTTACAGAAATAGATGGAGTTTCAAGAGGCGGTGTCTGCAAATACTCTGAATCTTTAGGCAAATGCCCTATATCTTTGGGCGGAAGGGACTTGGTAGATTCATTAGAATTTTGTGAGGCAGGATTCTCATTGGCGTGTAATGTGGGGTGAGATATGGGAGGATTTTTTGGTTTGGGCTTAGGGTTTGAA from Helicobacter hepaticus ATCC 51449 carries:
- a CDS encoding SGNH/GDSL hydrolase family protein, with the translated sequence MKEAKFVFIAFATLMQLLITLHSSIIIYVEQQYHNFTESPYPFVQVLSGLYERIMLEDNALFVYADNLTQSLEQVRKNIFTFDNLTFAQEKNDKQNKKNAPANKDSQRKKSKHNTNNTSNPKPKPKNPPISHPTLHANENPASQNSNESTKSLPPKDIGHLPKDSEYLQTPPLETPSISVNPPAQTTQTIPPPVKKPPIEQPSSTAQESYTPIRPINNPRIPIDEGSSVLLIGDSMMQGVAPYVLKTFKKVNLRGINLSKHSTGLTYKHYFNWEAALKDTFAKNPDIALVVVLLGANDPWGMKNISFKSVRWEETYIQRIEEILNVAHSYGARVVWYEVPSVSSKSLNDKIVYLNSLYERVVKEEGEYFLQSNGIITQGGKYSAFIKNANGKSVQVRIDDGVHFTARGYQIMANIFLNALEIIPQVKELDVQEDSIHSLPAQDVEYQIKEHLWE